GCCCTTACCATAGGTTCGAGCAGTGCGATCTTCGGGCTTGTAGGAATCCTTTTCACTCTGGGATTGAAGAAGGACACCCCGGTGATGTTGAGATCGATAACGGGTTATTCGCTTCTCCCTATAATTCTAATAAACCTCTTCCTCGGTTTTAGTATTCCGGGTATAAGCAACGCCGCCCATATTGGTGGTTTGATAGCCGGAGCGGCCATCGGCTGGTTCGCAAAGCCGGCCTATGCACGTTTTGGAAGACAGAGGAGAGTTTATACGAGGGTTACGGAGAAGAGTTCCCAGGAGGTCTCGCAGGAGATCCTCATCAAGTATCTACCGATTCTGAACGCCCTCAAGAATGGCGATTCCGAAGAGAGAACCGTGAGGTTAGCCCAGCTGAGAAGCGAGTTGAGCAACCTAAAGGATGAAGAGGTAGCTTCAAAGGTTCTTTGGGAGCTCTTCAAAAGAGATCTCATATCGAAAGAGGAGTTTGAGAAGCTGAGAAAGTTTCTATAGAAAATAAGAGCCCCTTTCGGGGCCCTTATTCTGCAAAGTCGCCTTCTATTGGCATCTGTGCATCTACGAAATCTTCAACGAAATAGATCTTTGGTGCTTCGATGCCGTTGAAATTGGTT
This portion of the Mesotoga infera genome encodes:
- a CDS encoding rhomboid family intramembrane serine protease, with the protein product MNRYRNSTIVLIVINVAVYLFIAVLGFFKGPGGKSLRDLITLYGGVSRYALSSGLIYTPVTALFLHGNFMHILFNMWALFQLGMVVEAVYGKKLYLLFYFVTGIAGGLSAAAFSPALTIGSSSAIFGLVGILFTLGLKKDTPVMLRSITGYSLLPIILINLFLGFSIPGISNAAHIGGLIAGAAIGWFAKPAYARFGRQRRVYTRVTEKSSQEVSQEILIKYLPILNALKNGDSEERTVRLAQLRSELSNLKDEEVASKVLWELFKRDLISKEEFEKLRKFL